The genomic stretch CTGGACGAGGCGAGTCCGGAGCAGCTGCGCCGCAACATCGCCGTGCGCGGCATTCCGCTGCTGGCCCTGAAGGACCGCCGGTTTCAGATCGGCGAGGTGATCCTGGAGGGCACCGGCGAGTGCCACCCCTGCTCACGCATGGAGGAGACGCTGGGTGAGGGCGGGTACAACGCCGTGCGCGGGCACGGGGGCCTGACCGCCCGCGTGATCCGGGGCGGTGTGATCCGCGTGGGGGACGAGGTGCGCCCCCTCCCGGGCGCCGTGACCTGAAGGGCCCGCTATGCTGGGCGGCATGCCCAGACGTCCCGCCCCGCCCCTGAGCCGCACGCGGCGCGTCACGCTGGCGGGCGCGTTCGGGTTCACGCGCCTGATCGTGGAACTGGGCGTGCTGAGTTCCTTCGCGTTCAGCCTCGCGCTGTTCGTCGCGGCCATCGCGCAGGCGTACGTGACGATCCGCGCGGCGCTGGGTGACCTGGGCGAGGCGCACACCACCAAGACCCTGATCGTCGCGGCGGTCGAGCAGGCCGACACGCTGCTTGTGGGCGTGGCGCTGCTGATCATCTCGTTCGGGTTGCAGGCGCTGTTCGTGGGCCGCGTGCAGAACGTGCCCCGCTGGCTGCACATCGACTCCTTCGACGACCTGAAGCAGAAACTGATCGGGATCGTGATCGTAGCGCTCAGCGTGAACTTCTTCAGCGTCGCGCTGGAATGGAAGGGCGGGTCCGACATCCTAGTGTACGGCGCAGCTATCGCCGCCGTGATTCTCTCAGTGGGCGCTTATTCCGTGATCCTCTCCCGGCAGGGTCACCGCCCGGACGCGCCCGACGACCAGCATGCCGAACCTTGACGCGCGCCTCCAGGCGGCCCTGCACCTGATCCAGGCGGACGCTCACGCGGATATCGGCAGTGACCACGCGCACCTGCCCATCCGGTTGGCACAGCTGGGCTGCATCACGCGCGGCGTGATCGTCGAGGTCAACCCGGGCCCACTGGAACACGCCCGCGTGAACGTCGCCCGCGCGGGCCTCACGGACCGCCTGGAGGTCCGCGCCGGGAACGGCCTGGCCCCGCTGGCGCCCGGCGAGGTGCAGAGTGCCAGCATGACCGGCATGGGTGCCCAGACCATGCTGGGCATCTTGACCCGCACGCCAGACCGAGTGCCGGACGCGCTGGTGCTGCAACCGAACGACAGCCCGGAACCGCTGCGCCGCTGGGCGCGGGAACGCGGCTACCACGTCGCGGCGGAGGTCCTGGCCCCCGGCTTCTGGCGCTACCCGGTCCTGAGGTTGGAACGTCAGTCCGGCCCCGACCCGGCCTACGTGGCTCTGCCGGAGGCGGCGGCCCTGCGCTACGGCCCGCTGCTGCTGCGCGAGGGCAGCGGGCTGCTGCGTGAACAGGTCGCGGCGGACATCGCCCGCCTGACCCCTCTGGCCGCGCCGGGCCGCGCTGCCGAGCACGACCTGCACGTCGCGCAGAGCGCCGCCGCG from Deinococcus soli (ex Cha et al. 2016) encodes the following:
- a CDS encoding tRNA (adenine(22)-N(1))-methyltransferase TrmK — its product is MPNLDARLQAALHLIQADAHADIGSDHAHLPIRLAQLGCITRGVIVEVNPGPLEHARVNVARAGLTDRLEVRAGNGLAPLAPGEVQSASMTGMGAQTMLGILTRTPDRVPDALVLQPNDSPEPLRRWARERGYHVAAEVLAPGFWRYPVLRLERQSGPDPAYVALPEAAALRYGPLLLREGSGLLREQVAADIARLTPLAAPGRAAEHDLHVAQSAAAWLSGSGK
- a CDS encoding YqhA family protein codes for the protein MPRRPAPPLSRTRRVTLAGAFGFTRLIVELGVLSSFAFSLALFVAAIAQAYVTIRAALGDLGEAHTTKTLIVAAVEQADTLLVGVALLIISFGLQALFVGRVQNVPRWLHIDSFDDLKQKLIGIVIVALSVNFFSVALEWKGGSDILVYGAAIAAVILSVGAYSVILSRQGHRPDAPDDQHAEP